A genomic stretch from Vibrio coralliilyticus includes:
- a CDS encoding TolC family protein, translating into MSLRPIALIIACLSCQPIAAHSAAISFSEAWQLLQSENNSLAAQRANVDRYQHLENATDNLHLPSVTVGANYTRLDTDVTLSGNQLIESTHGTLPSVGSLALPTSLLSSLSQLFSDLGNTTSTISERDIFTSSIRAIWPIFTGGRINAAQSAARGKTEEAQSQLAMETQARYEDLSKYYFSVLLAKEVVQTRQLVESGLKKHRDNALKLEQQGQIARVERLQAESALDQARIERKKAQKNLDIAQTALTQILSQNATVEPRDHLFINETLPPIEAFIDQTLNTYPGLSLLDAKEKQARSLIKAEQGKYYPEVYLYGDYSLHEDDSLASQMKPDWLVGVGVSIPLIESSGRSEQVKAAHSAVSQVQYLKAQAKQDLTVLVQKTYLEAQQAQEEVLGLSSSIELAKENIKLREKGFSQGLSTSTDVVDAQLYLANVQTQKSAASFNYLLSLSKLLALSSEMATFQQYQQDSINTSTL; encoded by the coding sequence ATGTCGCTGCGCCCTATCGCATTGATCATCGCTTGCCTTAGCTGTCAGCCAATAGCCGCTCATTCGGCTGCTATCAGCTTTTCAGAAGCTTGGCAGTTGTTACAGAGTGAAAACAATTCTCTTGCAGCACAAAGGGCCAATGTCGACCGATATCAGCATCTCGAAAACGCAACCGACAACCTTCATCTTCCTTCCGTGACCGTCGGTGCAAATTATACCCGGCTAGATACCGACGTAACGCTATCTGGTAACCAATTGATAGAAAGTACTCATGGAACGCTTCCCAGCGTTGGTAGCCTTGCCCTACCGACTTCCTTACTATCAAGCCTGAGTCAACTCTTTAGCGATCTTGGTAATACTACATCCACCATCAGCGAACGAGATATTTTCACTTCTTCGATAAGAGCCATTTGGCCTATTTTTACCGGTGGCCGAATTAATGCAGCACAATCGGCAGCCCGAGGTAAAACCGAAGAAGCACAAAGCCAGTTGGCAATGGAGACACAAGCGCGATACGAAGACCTAAGTAAATACTATTTCAGCGTATTACTGGCAAAAGAGGTGGTTCAAACACGCCAGCTTGTTGAAAGTGGACTTAAAAAGCACCGGGATAATGCCCTTAAGCTGGAGCAGCAAGGCCAGATTGCGCGTGTTGAGCGCCTCCAAGCTGAATCAGCCTTAGATCAAGCCAGGATAGAGCGAAAGAAAGCGCAGAAAAACCTCGATATTGCCCAAACTGCATTAACCCAAATACTGAGCCAAAATGCCACAGTCGAGCCAAGGGATCACTTATTCATCAATGAAACACTTCCTCCGATTGAGGCATTTATTGATCAAACATTAAACACCTACCCTGGGCTTTCCTTACTTGATGCCAAAGAGAAGCAAGCACGCAGTCTTATCAAAGCAGAGCAAGGCAAGTACTACCCTGAAGTGTATCTATACGGTGACTACAGTTTGCATGAAGACGACTCTCTTGCCAGTCAGATGAAACCAGACTGGCTAGTCGGTGTAGGTGTGAGCATTCCACTGATAGAATCAAGCGGCCGCTCTGAACAGGTCAAAGCCGCACACAGTGCCGTTTCACAAGTCCAGTACCTCAAAGCTCAGGCGAAACAAGATTTGACCGTGTTAGTGCAAAAGACCTACTTGGAAGCCCAGCAAGCACAAGAAGAAGTATTGGGCTTGAGTTCAAGCATTGAACTTGCGAAAGAAAACATAAAACTGCGAGAGAAAGGGTTCTCTCAGGGTCTCTCAACATCGACAGATGTGGTCGATGCTCAACTTTATCTGGCCAACGTACAAACCCAAAAGTCTGCTGCAAGCTTTAACTATCTGTTATCACTATCAAAACTTTTAGCACTATCGAGCGAAATGGCCACATTTCAACAATACCAGCAGGACTCGATTAACACGTCAACTCTCTAG